The proteins below come from a single Fastidiosipila sanguinis genomic window:
- the mobQ gene encoding MobQ family relaxase, giving the protein MADSFHFSVNIISRGKGKSAVASAAYISGEKIKNEWDGVTHDYTKKQGVISKEIYLPDRAPKEYKDRKTLWNSVELFEKNSNAQLARNFIISLPKELSMEENKKMIEEYVQNNFVKEGMIVDLAIHDESREGNQNIHAHIMTIVRPINEDGTWGQKSKKEYILDEKGEKVLNKNGKPKTRKVELTTWNDKGNVEKWRENFSDLCNEYLAKNNIEKRVDHRSFKRQGIKQIPTIHLGASASAMERKGIRTEKGDINREIKKQNELLKNIGNEIKKITSWLAGFKYKLKESYREYKDQSKKQIENESGLFNLYEYLSFYQEMQENNRAELSFYGKRNKAIYDLKRYASGINYLRENKIKTISDLQGHISALRSKNSEIYKTIKENSQKIEDLNKCLAYAKTVRKTKATYQEYESKKIFKESFYKNNQKEIDQYIRARTLIEKISGKKNLREKEWLGEIKNLEDEISKLNTESEKIRERYKEINHIKYAVEVVNEEYGIDLSIEIDKAIKRGEKESIIKKIKEYKQDSDNFNKKRQMTKDYYKNQER; this is encoded by the coding sequence ATGGCAGACAGTTTTCATTTTTCAGTAAACATAATATCAAGAGGAAAAGGCAAAAGTGCAGTAGCAAGTGCAGCATATATAAGTGGAGAAAAAATAAAAAATGAATGGGACGGAGTAACCCATGACTACACCAAAAAGCAAGGAGTAATTAGCAAAGAAATATATTTACCAGATCGCGCACCAAAAGAATATAAAGACCGAAAAACCTTGTGGAACTCGGTAGAACTATTTGAGAAAAACTCTAATGCCCAACTTGCAAGAAACTTTATCATATCATTACCAAAAGAGTTAAGCATGGAAGAAAATAAAAAGATGATAGAAGAATATGTTCAAAACAATTTTGTAAAAGAGGGAATGATAGTAGACCTAGCAATTCATGATGAAAGTAGAGAGGGAAATCAAAACATTCATGCTCATATAATGACCATAGTAAGACCAATAAATGAAGATGGAACATGGGGGCAAAAAAGTAAAAAAGAATATATTCTAGATGAAAAAGGAGAAAAAGTATTAAACAAAAATGGAAAACCAAAGACAAGAAAAGTAGAACTAACAACCTGGAATGATAAGGGCAATGTAGAAAAATGGAGAGAAAATTTTTCAGATCTTTGCAATGAATATCTAGCAAAAAATAATATAGAAAAAAGAGTAGACCATAGGAGTTTTAAAAGACAAGGCATAAAACAAATACCAACAATACATCTAGGAGCAAGTGCTAGTGCAATGGAAAGAAAAGGAATAAGAACAGAAAAAGGAGATATAAATCGTGAAATAAAAAAACAGAATGAACTATTAAAAAATATAGGCAATGAAATAAAGAAAATAACATCCTGGCTAGCAGGCTTCAAATATAAGCTAAAAGAATCATATAGGGAATATAAAGACCAAAGTAAAAAGCAAATAGAAAATGAATCAGGACTCTTTAACCTCTATGAATATTTAAGCTTCTATCAAGAAATGCAAGAAAATAATAGAGCTGAATTATCATTTTATGGGAAAAGAAACAAAGCAATCTATGATCTAAAAAGATATGCAAGTGGAATAAATTATCTAAGAGAAAATAAAATAAAAACCATATCAGACTTACAAGGGCATATAAGCGCCCTAAGAAGTAAAAACTCTGAAATATATAAGACCATAAAAGAAAATAGTCAAAAGATAGAAGACCTTAACAAGTGTTTAGCCTATGCAAAGACTGTAAGAAAAACAAAAGCAACCTACCAAGAATATGAAAGCAAGAAAATATTCAAAGAAAGCTTCTACAAGAATAATCAAAAGGAAATAGACCAATATATAAGGGCAAGAACCTTAATTGAAAAAATTAGTGGAAAGAAAAATTTAAGAGAAAAAGAATGGTTAGGAGAAATTAAAAACTTAGAAGATGAAATCAGTAAATTAAATACAGAGTCAGAAAAAATAAGGGAAAGATACAAGGAAATAAATCATATTAAATATGCAGTAGAAGTAGTCAATGAAGAATATGGTATCGACTTATCAATAGAAATTGACAAGGCAATCAAGAGAGGAGAAAAAGAAAGTATCATAAAAAAGATAAAAGAGTATAAGCAAGATAGTGATAACTTTAATAAAAAAAGACAAATGACCAAAGACTATTACAAAAATCAAGAAAGATAA
- a CDS encoding zf-HC2 domain-containing protein: MKISCKIIEDLLPLYIDDVCSEESRRIVDEHLSECSKCSEILKQMKKENLPMENIELNLTEADPIRNLSKEWNKKLKKSMLKGVISTLLLVCAVLLIVHIFVGIKIVWK; the protein is encoded by the coding sequence ATGAAAATTTCTTGTAAAATTATTGAAGATCTTCTTCCACTATATATAGATGATGTATGTAGTGAAGAAAGTAGAAGAATAGTAGATGAACATTTATCAGAATGTAGCAAATGTAGTGAAATTCTAAAGCAAATGAAAAAAGAAAATCTTCCCATGGAAAACATAGAGCTAAATTTAACTGAAGCTGATCCTATTAGAAACCTATCTAAAGAATGGAATAAAAAATTAAAGAAATCTATGCTTAAAGGTGTTATATCTACATTGTTATTAGTATGTGCAGTACTTTTAATTGTTCATATTTTTGTTGGTATAAAAATTGTTTGGAAGTAA
- a CDS encoding PDDEXK nuclease domain-containing protein — MDKKDLAIVGDSEYIKMLEKIKKSYTSRQLKAAVSVNSEMLKFYYSLGEEIISLKAESRWGSGFYKKLSSDLKNEIPNVKGFSVTNLKYMKKFYEMYSPLNRPQAVDDLQISKVVGDFNMIFSIPWGHQRYIMDRCEGNLNKAFFFISKTLENSWSRAVLLNFLDTDLFERQGKAITNFTNNLPATQSDLANEMTRDPYNFDFIAIRQNYDEKELKDALMDNIQKFLLELGTGFSFVGREYRLVVGNSEEFIDMLFYNIKLHCYVVVEVKISAFKPADIGQLGTYVTSVNHILKGDGDNQTIGLLICKTKDNVLAKYASESSREPIGISEYQLQNLIPERLKGALPTIEEIENELK, encoded by the coding sequence ATGGATAAAAAAGATTTAGCTATTGTAGGAGATAGTGAATATATAAAAATGCTTGAGAAAATAAAAAAATCATATACAAGCAGGCAACTTAAAGCAGCAGTTTCGGTCAATTCTGAAATGCTAAAGTTTTATTATAGTTTAGGAGAAGAAATTATTAGCTTAAAGGCAGAAAGCAGATGGGGAAGCGGATTCTATAAAAAATTAAGTTCGGATTTAAAAAATGAAATTCCAAATGTTAAAGGATTTTCTGTTACTAATTTAAAATATATGAAAAAATTTTATGAAATGTATTCGCCATTAAATCGTCCACAAGCTGTGGACGATTTACAAATATCTAAAGTCGTTGGAGATTTTAATATGATTTTTAGTATCCCATGGGGACATCAAAGATATATTATGGATAGATGTGAGGGAAATTTGAATAAAGCATTTTTCTTTATATCTAAGACATTAGAAAATAGCTGGAGTAGAGCTGTGCTTTTAAATTTCTTGGATACAGATCTGTTTGAGAGACAAGGAAAAGCAATAACAAATTTCACAAATAATTTGCCTGCAACCCAAAGTGATTTAGCTAATGAAATGACAAGAGATCCGTATAATTTTGACTTTATAGCTATAAGGCAAAATTATGATGAAAAAGAATTGAAAGACGCTTTGATGGATAATATTCAAAAATTCTTATTGGAGCTAGGAACAGGCTTTTCGTTCGTGGGCAGAGAATATAGACTTGTAGTTGGGAATTCAGAAGAATTTATTGATATGTTATTCTATAACATTAAGCTTCATTGCTATGTAGTTGTGGAGGTTAAAATTTCCGCATTTAAACCTGCGGATATAGGGCAACTTGGAACCTATGTAACATCTGTTAACCATATATTAAAGGGAGATGGAGATAATCAAACAATAGGTCTTTTAATCTGTAAGACAAAGGATAATGTATTGGCAAAATATGCTTCTGAAAGCTCAAGAGAGCCTATTGGAATTTCAGAATATCAACTACAAAACTTAATTCCTGAAAGGTTAAAAGGAGCATTACCAACCATAGAAGAAATTGAAAATGAACTAAAATAA
- a CDS encoding helix-turn-helix domain-containing protein codes for MLLGEKIRNARVEAGLTQEELAEMIMVSRAAVAKWEGGFGLPDVANLKVIADALGVTVDYLLDKDNAIDLSIIKKPIDLANYGLNAKLGVRKKIKIKEQIIRDEYADAEIIMLTVTKFFPDSSEKFMDNFIGWITTFFDGIPLFYTFAFGKAVESIGSEQYYLVNKKGKQFFVLITDEHIISRMMRVKFTDKKMCIGDKEFTQVGKLRDK; via the coding sequence ATGTTGTTAGGAGAAAAAATCAGAAATGCGCGCGTGGAAGCGGGTTTAACTCAAGAAGAACTTGCTGAAATGATTATGGTTTCGCGTGCTGCGGTAGCGAAATGGGAAGGTGGTTTTGGTCTGCCGGATGTTGCAAATTTGAAGGTGATTGCGGATGCGCTGGGTGTTACTGTCGACTATTTGTTGGATAAAGACAATGCAATTGATTTGTCAATCATTAAGAAGCCTATTGATTTAGCGAATTATGGTCTAAATGCAAAATTAGGTGTTCGTAAAAAAATCAAGATAAAGGAACAAATTATTCGCGATGAATATGCAGACGCCGAAATTATTATGCTCACGGTGACGAAGTTTTTTCCAGATTCGTCTGAAAAGTTTATGGATAATTTTATCGGGTGGATTACTACTTTCTTCGATGGTATTCCTTTGTTTTATACGTTTGCCTTCGGTAAAGCAGTAGAGAGTATTGGCAGTGAACAGTATTACTTGGTGAATAAAAAAGGAAAGCAATTTTTTGTGCTGATAACGGATGAGCATATCATTAGCAGAATGATGCGAGTAAAGTTCACTGATAAGAAGATGTGTATTGGGGATAAGGAATTTACGCAAGTTGGTAAGTTGCGTGATAAGTAA
- a CDS encoding DUF4256 domain-containing protein, producing MEILKSRFIQYSERHPPAKWKDVKEKHTDNVLSVIYKMEETGGELDLIVMPDGRMAYVDCCIETSKERKGLCYDRAAWANRKQNKLLGSAKDAAKEIGATLINEEEYFHLQSLGDFDLKGQIWLNAPEDFRQTGDGLFANKRHGRTFVYYNGVESYYSNRGFRTILYLD from the coding sequence ATAGAAATTTTAAAATCAAGATTTATTCAATATTCTGAACGTCATCCTCCAGCTAAATGGAAAGATGTAAAAGAAAAACATACAGATAATGTTTTGTCAGTAATTTACAAGATGGAAGAAACTGGTGGAGAACTCGATTTAATAGTTATGCCAGACGGAAGGATGGCTTACGTTGACTGTTGTATAGAAACATCTAAAGAGAGAAAAGGTCTGTGCTATGATCGAGCAGCATGGGCAAATCGAAAACAGAACAAACTCTTAGGCAGTGCAAAAGATGCTGCTAAAGAAATAGGAGCTACTCTTATTAACGAAGAAGAATATTTTCATCTACAAAGCTTAGGCGATTTTGATTTAAAAGGTCAGATCTGGTTGAACGCTCCTGAAGATTTTCGTCAAACTGGTGATGGACTTTTTGCCAATAAACGTCATGGAAGAACATTTGTATATTATAATGGTGTAGAGAGCTACTATAGCAATCGTGGCTTTAGGACAATTTTATATTTAGACTAA
- a CDS encoding DUF3847 domain-containing protein, which translates to MKKLEQLRQESKEIKDKIDDTEERLRQLKNQEKKILKQDIEKRRKERTHRLITRGAILESLIENAEELTDEEIKILLEEATKTKEFKETLKIMREN; encoded by the coding sequence ATGAAAAAGTTAGAGCAACTAAGACAAGAATCAAAAGAAATAAAAGATAAAATTGATGATACAGAGGAAAGATTAAGGCAACTAAAAAATCAAGAAAAGAAGATATTAAAACAAGACATAGAAAAAAGAAGAAAAGAAAGAACCCATAGGCTAATAACAAGAGGAGCAATCTTAGAAAGCCTTATAGAAAATGCAGAAGAACTAACAGATGAAGAAATAAAAATCCTACTAGAAGAAGCAACAAAGACAAAAGAATTTAAAGAAACACTAAAAATAATGAGAGAAAATTAG
- a CDS encoding GntR family transcriptional regulator: MINIIINTDSSEPIYEQIENQIKKQIMNEDLKTGDSIPSMRVLARNLKVAVITVQKAYENLQKDGFIETIHGKGSFISARNIELQKIETYKEVEDLAKKIVKKIQSSSISIEDLIDLIKKIYEEGQ; encoded by the coding sequence ATTATAAATATTATTATAAATACCGATTCTAGCGAACCGATTTATGAACAAATCGAAAATCAGATAAAAAAACAAATTATGAATGAAGATTTAAAAACTGGAGATTCTATACCATCTATGAGAGTCTTAGCTAGAAATCTTAAGGTAGCTGTAATTACAGTTCAAAAAGCTTATGAAAATTTACAAAAAGATGGATTTATTGAAACTATTCATGGTAAAGGCAGTTTTATATCAGCAAGAAATATTGAATTACAAAAAATAGAAACATATAAAGAAGTGGAAGATTTAGCAAAGAAAATTGTCAAGAAAATACAATCAAGTTCAATTTCAATAGAGGATTTGATAGATTTAATAAAAAAGATATATGAGGAGGGGCAATGA
- a CDS encoding SAP domain-containing protein — translation MIEGRPKFDKITSFDEFNKYYWYREELSQICKLLGLEYRGTKQELTYIIQQYFKGDVIKKSSIKNIKKQVDYITLDMPLLECGFSFNSKFREYFSVVTGVLPFKFTADMATAWRKVKRQNDLSFTIQDMLKVYYGKSDYAKYNNSVCQWNQFLKDFCADEISCNYSNKIQVAAILWKEVRDSKNKKVYSRELIKKYEDKIEDYHK, via the coding sequence ATGATAGAAGGTAGACCTAAATTTGATAAAATCACATCGTTTGATGAGTTTAATAAATACTATTGGTATCGTGAAGAACTTTCACAGATATGCAAGTTATTAGGATTAGAATATAGAGGTACAAAACAAGAACTCACTTATATTATTCAGCAGTACTTTAAGGGTGATGTGATTAAAAAGTCATCAATAAAAAACATAAAGAAACAAGTTGATTATATTACTTTAGATATGCCTTTACTTGAATGTGGATTTTCCTTTAATTCAAAATTCAGAGAATATTTTTCTGTTGTAACAGGTGTTTTGCCTTTCAAATTTACTGCAGATATGGCAACGGCTTGGAGAAAAGTGAAAAGACAAAATGATTTGAGTTTTACAATTCAAGATATGCTCAAAGTTTATTATGGAAAATCAGATTATGCTAAGTATAATAATTCGGTTTGTCAATGGAATCAATTTTTAAAGGATTTTTGTGCAGACGAAATTAGTTGTAACTACTCTAATAAAATACAAGTAGCTGCAATTCTTTGGAAAGAAGTCAGAGATTCAAAAAACAAAAAAGTTTATTCACGAGAACTTATAAAAAAATATGAGGATAAAATAGAAGACTATCACAAGTAA
- a CDS encoding DUF3801 domain-containing protein translates to MINEEISKEAGQAAQTIISYTIKAAKESINLDKKIRKKMNDTLEKANGNLKSLMGDEMKIKDLYKKGQLENISIDQSDLKDLKKELKKFGVSFSVMKNKENQNYEIFFQAKDIKVMEYAFKQVIAKENKKEKESILKQIKKYKDLSKNKDKTKEKVKRKVKEKVKPNKKDMTREI, encoded by the coding sequence ATGATAAACGAAGAAATAAGCAAAGAAGCAGGTCAAGCAGCACAAACCATAATATCATACACAATAAAGGCAGCAAAAGAATCAATCAACTTAGACAAAAAAATAAGAAAAAAGATGAATGATACTTTAGAAAAAGCAAATGGCAACCTAAAAAGTCTTATGGGCGATGAAATGAAAATAAAAGACCTCTACAAAAAAGGACAACTAGAAAATATAAGCATAGATCAAAGCGACCTCAAAGACTTAAAAAAAGAACTAAAAAAATTTGGAGTAAGCTTTTCAGTAATGAAAAACAAAGAAAACCAAAACTATGAAATATTCTTCCAAGCCAAAGACATAAAAGTAATGGAATATGCCTTTAAGCAAGTCATAGCCAAAGAAAATAAAAAAGAAAAAGAAAGTATCTTAAAACAAATAAAGAAATACAAAGACCTATCCAAGAACAAGGATAAGACAAAAGAGAAAGTAAAAAGAAAAGTAAAAGAAAAAGTAAAACCAAACAAAAAAGATATGACCAGAGAAATCTAA
- a CDS encoding LPXTG cell wall anchor domain-containing protein produces the protein MKTAKTGTDSLLGIAIALLTLASGLVLIKRRKDNNI, from the coding sequence ATGAAAACTGCTAAAACTGGTACTGATTCTTTATTAGGAATAGCAATAGCTCTATTAACTCTAGCTAGTGGTTTAGTTTTAATCAAAAGAAGAAAAGACAATAATATCTAA
- a CDS encoding ABC-2 transporter permease — MKGLLLEIYYKNIKNIFIMNAFLILVWILINLFADIQMIVFAYFAVVIFANSLLLLLSQRKDYDLKLYKYEFMLPIKSKNIILSKYVSQVVIILFSILMLIILNYISIYLGKHYFDYGSSDLISLLNVLLGLILQLVSIFYLAMYFIDLEKGDLWMVLGLIGSIMLVSIEIFTLNRLGFSKSGGNVALCVIYLMLFITSCVLNSKRMENLKLDI; from the coding sequence ATGAAAGGTTTGTTGTTAGAAATATATTATAAAAACATTAAAAATATTTTTATAATGAATGCATTTTTAATTTTAGTATGGATTCTAATAAATTTATTTGCTGACATACAAATGATTGTTTTTGCGTATTTTGCAGTAGTAATCTTCGCTAATAGTTTATTGCTACTTTTATCTCAAAGAAAAGATTATGATTTAAAATTATATAAATATGAATTCATGTTACCAATAAAAAGTAAAAATATAATACTATCAAAATATGTAAGTCAAGTAGTTATTATTCTCTTCTCTATATTGATGTTGATTATTTTGAATTATATATCAATTTATCTTGGTAAGCATTATTTTGATTATGGATCTTCAGACTTAATATCTTTGTTAAATGTTCTATTAGGTCTTATATTACAATTAGTATCAATCTTCTACCTAGCCATGTACTTTATTGATTTAGAGAAAGGTGACTTGTGGATGGTTTTAGGCTTGATTGGGTCTATAATGCTAGTATCAATAGAAATATTTACATTAAATAGACTTGGATTTTCTAAGTCAGGAGGAAATGTTGCACTTTGTGTAATATATTTGATGCTATTTATAACATCATGCGTATTGAACTCAAAAAGAATGGAAAATCTAAAATTAGATATTTAG
- a CDS encoding ClbS/DfsB family four-helix bundle protein gives MRSYESKEELKNEIKKTFEKYISEFDNIPEELKDKRLEEVDRTPAENLAYQVGWTTLVLKWEEDEKKGIDVKTPSDKFKWNQLGELYQWFTDTYANKSLKELKEKLTKNIEDIYLLIDELTDEELFKPHMRKWADEATKTATWEVYKFIHVNTVAPFGTFRTKIRKWKKLVL, from the coding sequence ATGAGGTCTTATGAAAGTAAGGAAGAATTAAAAAATGAGATAAAGAAAACTTTTGAAAAATATATTTCAGAGTTTGATAATATACCAGAAGAACTAAAAGATAAAAGACTAGAAGAAGTTGATAGGACACCAGCAGAAAATCTTGCCTATCAAGTGGGCTGGACTACTTTAGTATTAAAATGGGAAGAAGATGAGAAAAAAGGTATAGATGTTAAAACACCATCAGATAAATTCAAGTGGAATCAACTTGGAGAATTATATCAATGGTTTACAGATACCTATGCTAATAAATCGTTAAAAGAACTAAAAGAAAAACTCACAAAAAATATAGAAGATATTTATCTTTTGATAGATGAATTAACAGATGAAGAATTATTTAAACCACATATGAGAAAATGGGCAGATGAAGCAACCAAAACTGCTACTTGGGAAGTTTATAAATTTATCCATGTAAACACAGTAGCACCATTTGGAACATTTAGGACTAAGATTAGGAAATGGAAGAAATTAGTTCTATAG
- a CDS encoding RNA polymerase sigma factor, translating to MDYDYEIIYKEYFSKVYLYVLTISHDEHIAEEITQETFFKALEKIETFKGDCKLYTWLCQIAKNALYDFYKKEKKKVSINEYSEYLTSDLDFVLRFEEKEDVMKIHVLLRKLEEPYKEVFSLRIFAGLSFKNIGEIFGKSDGWARVVFYRAKNKLMEEYNENFL from the coding sequence ATGGACTATGATTACGAAATAATATATAAAGAATATTTTTCTAAAGTATATTTATATGTTTTGACCATTAGTCATGATGAACATATAGCTGAAGAAATCACACAAGAAACTTTTTTTAAAGCTCTTGAAAAAATTGAAACATTTAAAGGTGATTGCAAATTATACACTTGGTTATGTCAAATTGCAAAAAATGCATTATATGATTTTTATAAAAAAGAAAAGAAAAAAGTATCTATAAATGAATACTCTGAATACTTGACATCTGATTTAGATTTTGTTTTAAGGTTTGAAGAGAAAGAGGACGTGATGAAAATTCATGTTCTCTTACGCAAGTTAGAAGAACCATACAAGGAAGTTTTTTCTTTGAGAATTTTTGCAGGCTTGTCTTTCAAAAATATTGGAGAAATATTTGGCAAATCAGATGGATGGGCGAGAGTAGTATTTTATAGGGCAAAAAATAAGTTGATGGAGGAATATAATGAAAATTTCTTGTAA
- a CDS encoding ABC transporter ATP-binding protein, with product MNSITVNNITKKYMNNFVLDNVSFSLEKGKVYGLLGKNGAGKTTLLKIITKLIPLKMYNQKVKISDDNENIAALISNPSCYMNLSVKDNLSIYSMLYYKNKDEREKEIEKIIKDFTLESMLRKKANELSLGMLQKLKLALSFITNSNIVILDEPFNGLDIESTVILKEKIKESKKLGKTIIITSHNTEQLEKICDSFAILHQAKIINVSKEKLEKGSLEEIYCDILAGGKTYVN from the coding sequence ATGAATAGTATTACGGTAAATAATATTACAAAAAAATACATGAATAATTTTGTCTTAGATAATGTATCTTTTAGCCTTGAAAAGGGCAAAGTATATGGCTTACTAGGAAAAAACGGAGCTGGAAAAACTACTTTGTTAAAAATAATTACTAAGCTTATTCCTTTAAAAATGTATAATCAAAAAGTTAAAATCTCAGATGACAATGAAAATATAGCAGCACTTATTAGTAATCCATCTTGTTATATGAACCTTAGCGTAAAAGATAACCTTAGTATTTATTCTATGCTTTATTATAAAAATAAAGATGAAAGAGAAAAAGAGATTGAAAAAATAATCAAGGACTTTACTTTAGAATCAATGTTAAGAAAGAAGGCCAATGAACTTTCACTAGGAATGCTTCAAAAACTAAAATTGGCTCTTAGCTTTATAACTAATTCTAATATAGTGATACTAGATGAACCATTTAATGGGCTAGATATTGAATCAACTGTTATATTAAAAGAAAAAATAAAAGAATCAAAAAAACTTGGCAAAACAATTATTATAACAAGCCACAATACTGAGCAATTAGAAAAAATATGTGATAGTTTCGCTATTTTACACCAAGCAAAAATAATAAATGTAAGTAAAGAAAAACTAGAAAAGGGAAGTCTTGAGGAAATTTATTGTGATATTTTGGCTGGAGGAAAGACTTATGTTAATTAA
- a CDS encoding replisome organizer, which translates to MADKRMFSLKIVDSDLFLDMPLSSQCLYFHLSMRADDDGFVNNPKKIIKIIGANEDDLKILIAKGFLIVFDQGIIVITHWKINNFIRKDRYKPTMYIEQKQQLYQTENGAYISEEKVGCHLVNQRLSSGQPSIGKGRLDKVSIDKGREEQSTPIFYGEYKNVRLSKEEYKNLKEKLNSHTEIMINKLSRYMESSGKTYQNHYATILNWYDKDKDKLRQKGLNKKMNYDVGESL; encoded by the coding sequence ATGGCAGATAAAAGAATGTTTTCACTAAAGATAGTGGATAGCGACTTATTTTTGGATATGCCACTAAGTAGTCAATGCCTGTATTTTCATCTATCAATGCGAGCAGATGATGACGGGTTTGTAAATAATCCTAAGAAAATCATCAAAATCATAGGAGCAAATGAAGATGACCTAAAAATACTTATTGCCAAAGGCTTTTTGATAGTTTTTGATCAGGGAATTATAGTCATTACTCATTGGAAGATAAATAACTTTATTAGAAAAGACAGATATAAGCCAACAATGTATATAGAGCAGAAACAGCAGCTTTATCAAACGGAAAATGGAGCATATATTTCAGAAGAAAAAGTTGGTTGTCATCTGGTTAACCAAAGGTTGTCAAGTGGTCAACCCAGTATAGGTAAGGGTAGATTAGATAAGGTTAGTATAGATAAGGGGAGAGAAGAACAGTCCACCCCCATCTTTTATGGAGAATACAAAAATGTAAGGCTAAGCAAAGAAGAATATAAAAATCTTAAAGAAAAATTAAACTCACACACAGAAATAATGATAAATAAACTATCAAGATACATGGAAAGCAGTGGAAAGACCTATCAAAACCACTATGCGACAATCCTAAATTGGTATGACAAAGATAAAGACAAACTAAGACAGAAAGGTTTAAATAAAAAAATGAACTATGATGTAGGAGAATCTTTATAG
- a CDS encoding ABC transporter ATP-binding protein has protein sequence MDSYENKLALKVSGLNKKNKTNDFSLKNINIEVPYGSIVGNIGRNGAGKSTTISCILGMFQKDDGKVEIFGTEYCNQIDIKKHIGVVLDDPNYSLLLTPNEINEVMKFNYSNWEEDSFKNYLNRFNLPINKKTKQFSFGMKKKLSLAIALSHETKLLILDEITSGLDPVSRDEILCILLEFIENPEHSVYISSHITTDLEKIADYIVFMDNGKVVLSEEKDELLYNYGILRCNDTDLEKVDKTDIISYRREFERADILVKDISKIKNKYKEFVVNKPNFDEMLLILTGKED, from the coding sequence ATGGATTCATATGAAAATAAATTAGCATTAAAGGTATCTGGATTAAATAAAAAGAATAAAACAAATGATTTTTCTTTGAAAAATATAAATATTGAAGTACCTTATGGATCTATTGTAGGAAATATAGGGAGAAATGGAGCAGGGAAAAGTACTACTATTTCTTGTATACTTGGAATGTTTCAAAAAGATGATGGAAAAGTAGAGATATTTGGCACTGAATATTGTAATCAAATAGATATTAAAAAACACATAGGTGTTGTTTTAGATGACCCAAACTATTCATTATTATTAACACCTAATGAGATAAATGAGGTAATGAAATTTAATTATAGTAATTGGGAAGAAGATAGTTTTAAAAATTATTTGAATCGATTTAATTTGCCAATAAACAAGAAAACTAAGCAATTTTCATTTGGAATGAAAAAAAAGTTATCGTTGGCTATTGCATTGTCTCATGAAACAAAACTTCTCATATTAGATGAAATTACTTCAGGGTTAGACCCAGTAAGTAGAGATGAGATTTTATGTATATTATTAGAATTTATAGAAAACCCAGAACACTCGGTATATATATCATCACATATTACAACAGATTTGGAAAAAATAGCTGATTATATAGTTTTTATGGATAATGGTAAAGTCGTGTTGAGCGAAGAAAAAGATGAATTGTTATATAACTATGGGATACTTCGTTGTAATGATACGGATTTAGAAAAAGTCGATAAAACAGACATAATTTCATATAGAAGAGAATTTGAAAGGGCAGATATTTTAGTAAAAGATATATCGAAGATAAAGAATAAGTATAAAGAATTTGTTGTGAATAAACCAAATTTTGATGAAATGTTATTAATATTAACAGGGAAGGAGGACTAA